CAGGCTTGCGATGTGGACATCGGCGCTCATGCAACTTGCTCCACGGAAAGCGAAATCGCCTGTGCGGGGCAGGGCGCAACACAGCCGCCGCATCCGGTACAGGAGGCGAGGTCAACTTCCGGCACGCTCACCGGCGAACGCGGGCGGAAACGGATGGCGTCGCTGGGGCAGGCGTCGCGACAGGCCGCGCAGTGAATATCGCGGCGCGCCAGGCAGTGATCAGACACTTCCACGCGCAACTGCCACGGCCGCGTGCTGCGCTCGCCAAAGGCCGCGGACTGGCACACCGTGGCGCAGGTTCCGCAGAAGGTGCATTCGCCACGTTGGAAATCGATCTGCGGGTAACCGCCATCGCCCACCACGAGAATGGACTCGGGGCAGGCGGCAGAGCACGCTCCGCAGCGCGTGCATCGATCAGTAAAGTGGTTCTCCGGCAGCGCCCAGGGAGGGCGAATCCACTGTGCGGCGCCGGGTCGCCCCAGCAGGAATGCGCGACGGGCGGCACGTGATCCCGTCATGGCTTCACTGCGCAATCGGGCCCGGGGGGCCGGTGAAGATCTGGAAGATCCAGACTGCGAAACCGTAGCCGCCGACGATGGCGACGGCCAGGGCGGGGAACAGGACGACGGTCAGGAACAGGAAGACGCGAAGTTCCCACCGGCGTCGCAACTCTGGCGATAGCGTGTCCATGGTCCCTGCCGTGGTCGGAAAGGTTCAATGACAGATCGATCGAGCGGTATCAGTGTATACGCCGGACGCCAGGCAGGCGAGCGTGACGGGGGAAGTGCCGTGGCCGAGTTCGGCACGCGGAGGCCTTGCATTGCGTCGCCCGCGTCGCCGATACTGAAAGACTGACACGAACCGATTGACGGTCCGATGCTGTCAGCCGCACCGCCGTAGAAGGGTGGAACACCCCGCTACGACGCTTTGTGCGATCAGACGGGGATCCGTCGTTGCGCGGGCGCAGGCTGCGCAACGACATCATCGAAACGCAAGGTCGTGTCATGTCATCAGCGTCGTCAACAGACGCATCGTCTCTTTCCATGTTCCTTCCACAAGCCGAAGCGCTCGCCGGTTTTCGGTGGCGCGGTCGTCTGCGTGCGGCATTGGCCGTGGTGTTCCGGCAAAATCACCTGCCGGACGCCGGGCAACTGCAGCGCATTCCCCAACTGGATGCCGCGCAACTGCTCGCGCTGGCCGACGTGCTGCGCTCGCGGCAGTGTGAGCAAGGCGTTCGACACCTCCAGCCCGACGAGTCGCCCCTGCCGTTGACACGCGACGAGCAGGCGGCAATCTGCCTGTTTCTCGGTGCGAGTCACGCTGATGGGCGCGCGCGCGAAGTGGCGCTGCGCCTGCTTGCGCGCAGCGAGCAGCGCATAGCGCTCTTCGCCGCGCTGATCCGCTGCGACGACTGGGTCTGGTGCGTGCAGCAGCAGGCCATCCTGATGGTTCGGAACCGCGTGCCGGCATTGAGCGGGCCGGCGCTGTTTGCCTGCCTGGGGCTGGCACTGGCCTTGCGCGAACGGGCGCGATTCCGCGCGGACATCTGGCCGGAGCTGGAGGCTGCGTTCAGGGAGCCACGCCACGCGCCGGAGCGCTGGCAGGTGGCGATGAACGGAGCCCCCGCGGCGCGGCGGTTCGCCGCCGCGCTGGTGATGCGCTGTGATCCGCTACGAGCGCCGCAGTTGCTGGCGACCTACGTTAGCGGAGATGACGCGGCCGATGCCCGCTGGGCGTTGTGCCAGGCGCGCGACAGCCAGGATCCGATGCTGCTGCTCCAGGTGGCGCGGCGTGCGATGTACTGCAGCGACAGCGACGTTCGTGCCGAAGCACTCCGAGTGCGGGTGGATGCCGACGATGCCGACCTGCACGACAGCCTGCGCCGTCACGCGTTCGATCCGGCGCGTGCCGTGCGGCAGGTTGCCGCGTACTTCCTCAAGGCGCGCTGCGGCGAATCGGCGTTGGCCCTGTGGCGCCGCCGTGTCGATGAAGGACGTGGCCAGCGGTTCGCGGCTGCGCTATCGGCGCTGTGCGACAACGCCGAGAAGGAGGATCTGGCGCGTCTGCTGCACCACCGCGGGGCTGCAACGGCGTGGGCGCGATCTGCTGTTCTTCGCGCGCTGCATCGTATTTCGGCCGCACAGACGCCTGCTTGTTTGCGGGAGGCGCTGAATGACCCTCGCATCAGCGTGCGTCGCCAGGCCCTGGCGATCTACGAGGCTGGTGGATATCCCGTCACCGCCGCGGAAGTCAGCGCCGCCATCGCGGCGGCGCCGACGCCCGAGGCTTACGTCATGGTGCTGCGAGGCTGCCGTCTCCTCGGCAAATGGGACATGCTGGCGCTATTGCTCGGTCTGTTTCCCGACGCTGACGGCGTGCAGCGCGCAGCCATCGAACAGCATCTGGGGCGTTGGGTGGAGGCGGCCTGCCGCCGCTTTTCGCCACTGCCCGAGGAGCAGCGTCGCACCCTGCTGGAAAGGCTGGCGCGGGCACGCGCGCTGGGGCCGTCGCGCCACTGGCATCGCGTGGCGGATTTGCTCAGTTGACCGCAGAGCGGTGCCGGGCGGTCGATGTGTGTACACCGCCCGGCACTGGTCGTGCGCCGTGGGATCAGCGCGCGATATCGATTTCCAGCGAACGGCTGTCGTCCGATGCCGAGGAAACGCTTCTGAACTGGCTCAGCGACGCGACGTCGTCAATCGTCCGGTTGATGGACGAGAGCCGACCGCCGTCGCGCAATGACACGTACGCCTGGCGCCTTACTGTGTCTACCGCAAGCAGATCCGGCTGGC
This genomic stretch from Tahibacter amnicola harbors:
- the napE gene encoding periplasmic nitrate reductase, NapE protein, which encodes MDTLSPELRRRWELRVFLFLTVVLFPALAVAIVGGYGFAVWIFQIFTGPPGPIAQ
- the napF gene encoding ferredoxin-type protein NapF, translated to MTGSRAARRAFLLGRPGAAQWIRPPWALPENHFTDRCTRCGACSAACPESILVVGDGGYPQIDFQRGECTFCGTCATVCQSAAFGERSTRPWQLRVEVSDHCLARRDIHCAACRDACPSDAIRFRPRSPVSVPEVDLASCTGCGGCVAPCPAQAISLSVEQVA